Proteins from one Halovivax limisalsi genomic window:
- a CDS encoding CbtB domain-containing protein — MTATNEADTVRHRIELARETTTPAQLATLLALVSALTFALVVLQEPLVHDAVHDFRHAAGIVCH, encoded by the coding sequence ATGACTGCGACGAACGAAGCGGACACCGTTCGCCACCGCATCGAACTCGCCCGAGAGACGACGACGCCGGCCCAGTTGGCGACTTTGCTCGCACTGGTGTCGGCATTGACGTTCGCACTGGTCGTGCTCCAGGAACCGCTCGTTCACGATGCCGTCCACGACTTCCGCCACGCCGCGGGGATCGTCTGTCACTGA
- a CDS encoding CbtA family protein — MLETSLKRGVLAGLVAGIPYGLYVALVASPLLGYVEAVGGSHGHEHVHGDGHAGAAEHAGAVSDLTGTIVSAAGGVLWAILLASALAVAYFVLEPALPGRGAVKAFVLGAAGFVSLSVVPWLVLPPTAPGAAASVGVDARLAIYAGLVGVGLLTSGAAIVGYRRVRSRGRLPAVAVALLPVCLVMGTLAAAAPTIVSQPAVDAALLAAVQGAAAVSQGALWAGIAGAYAGLSGVAACRPTATTEYDVDRRPAPEP, encoded by the coding sequence ATGCTCGAAACCTCGCTCAAGCGCGGCGTGCTGGCGGGACTCGTCGCCGGAATTCCGTACGGGCTGTACGTCGCGCTCGTCGCGAGTCCGTTGCTGGGCTACGTCGAGGCCGTCGGCGGTTCGCACGGGCACGAACACGTCCACGGCGACGGGCACGCCGGTGCCGCCGAACACGCCGGCGCCGTTTCCGACCTCACCGGGACGATCGTCAGCGCCGCGGGCGGCGTCCTCTGGGCCATTCTGCTCGCGAGCGCCCTCGCCGTCGCCTACTTCGTGCTGGAACCGGCGCTTCCCGGGCGAGGCGCCGTGAAAGCGTTCGTCCTCGGCGCGGCCGGGTTCGTCTCGCTCTCGGTCGTACCGTGGCTGGTGCTCCCGCCGACGGCGCCGGGCGCGGCGGCGAGCGTCGGCGTCGACGCGCGGCTCGCGATCTACGCGGGACTGGTCGGCGTCGGTCTCCTCACCTCCGGCGCCGCGATCGTCGGCTATCGGCGCGTCCGGTCTCGCGGGCGACTCCCGGCCGTCGCCGTCGCGCTCCTCCCGGTCTGTCTCGTGATGGGTACGCTCGCCGCGGCGGCGCCCACGATCGTCTCGCAGCCGGCCGTCGACGCGGCCCTCCTCGCCGCGGTGCAGGGCGCCGCCGCGGTGAGCCAGGGCGCGCTGTGGGCCGGGATCGCCGGCGCGTACGCGGGGCTTTCGGGGGTGGCGGCCTGCCGGCCGACCGCGACGACCGAATACGACGTCGATCGGCGCCCGGCGCCCGAGCCATGA
- the cobA gene encoding uroporphyrinogen-III C-methyltransferase codes for MTGSREAERPEPSIPARAQAEPGTVHLVGAGPGDPDLLTVRARWVLETADVVFHDALVREAMVSSLPKSTEVVDVGKRVEHKTPQSAINERLVERARAGDAVVRLKGGDPFVYGRGGEEASYLAERDVPFAVVPGVSSVIAAPGVAGIPLTHRDVASRVTVITGHETPEKEESALDWAALADDVASGATLVMVMGVRTLDRNVAALCEHGVDGETPIALVERATWADQRVTRATLSTVVDRAAAADVSPPATAIVGDVVAHRDAIEDVLRPFEPA; via the coding sequence ATGACGGGGAGCCGGGAGGCGGAACGCCCGGAGCCGTCGATTCCGGCGCGAGCGCAAGCTGAACCCGGGACCGTCCACCTGGTCGGCGCGGGGCCGGGCGATCCCGATCTCCTGACGGTGCGAGCCCGCTGGGTGCTCGAGACGGCGGACGTGGTCTTTCACGACGCGCTCGTGCGGGAGGCGATGGTGTCGTCCCTGCCGAAGTCGACCGAGGTCGTCGACGTCGGCAAGCGCGTCGAGCACAAGACGCCCCAATCGGCGATCAACGAGCGGCTGGTCGAGCGGGCGCGCGCCGGCGACGCCGTCGTGCGCCTGAAGGGCGGCGATCCGTTCGTCTACGGACGCGGGGGCGAGGAGGCCAGCTATCTCGCCGAGCGCGACGTTCCGTTCGCGGTCGTCCCGGGCGTCTCGAGCGTGATCGCGGCGCCCGGCGTCGCCGGGATCCCGCTGACCCACCGCGACGTCGCGTCGCGCGTCACCGTCATCACCGGCCACGAGACCCCGGAGAAAGAGGAGTCCGCGCTCGACTGGGCCGCGCTCGCCGACGACGTCGCGAGCGGCGCCACGCTCGTCATGGTGATGGGCGTCCGAACCCTCGACCGGAACGTCGCCGCCCTGTGCGAGCACGGCGTCGACGGCGAGACGCCGATCGCGCTCGTCGAGCGGGCGACGTGGGCCGACCAGCGCGTCACCCGCGCCACGCTGTCGACGGTCGTCGACCGGGCCGCGGCCGCGGACGTTTCGCCGCCGGCGACGGCGATCGTCGGGGACGTCGTCGCCCACCGCGACGCGATCGAGGACGTTCTCCGGCCGTTCGAGCCGGCCTGA
- a CDS encoding sodium:solute symporter family transporter, with product MVSTSLALVVTVATVLAFTGVGVLASRGRVRTVEDFVSARGRAGRGTLTATVVASMMGAWILFSPAEAGAAFGGLPAILGYAVGSAIPLLCFIPVGARIRAIMPAGHSLTEFAYARFGSGMYAFVLAVSVFYMFVFLAAELTGIASALSLVAGVPAWQTALLVGGFVLLYTTYGGLVASIVTDTVQTLVLLPLLAVGFAGAVLALGGTGELHATAIASEPALLDPTFRPGLEFGIYVAFAIVGANMLNQGMWQRVYAADGRTSLRYGFGVAAVVVIPMLLLAGLFGVAAAALGLTESGTASIAFFLVLEEAFPAWVTLVIVVLAVLLVMSSADTMFNAVASVVTADLARLLDDPDQRTLWLGARALTVAVGLGAIAIGARGYSVLELFLTADLLAAAVFVPFLAGLYTSRLSGPGAIVSSLAGIATGVAHFPLLRAPLSAVPGLAPVLPEPSFFVAFVGATAVAAAGTALLTALGNAAVDLDSLDRTVRTLDDPVTDGGRDEPSSEGRR from the coding sequence ATGGTGTCGACGTCGCTGGCGCTCGTCGTCACGGTCGCGACCGTACTCGCGTTTACCGGCGTCGGCGTGCTCGCCTCGCGCGGCCGCGTTCGCACCGTGGAAGACTTCGTTTCTGCTCGGGGCCGGGCCGGTCGGGGCACGCTCACTGCCACCGTGGTCGCGTCGATGATGGGGGCGTGGATCCTGTTCAGTCCGGCGGAGGCCGGCGCCGCGTTCGGCGGGCTGCCGGCGATCCTCGGCTACGCGGTCGGCAGCGCGATCCCGCTACTGTGCTTCATCCCCGTCGGCGCGCGGATCCGCGCGATCATGCCGGCGGGCCACTCGCTCACGGAGTTCGCCTACGCCCGCTTCGGGAGCGGCATGTACGCGTTCGTCCTGGCCGTTTCGGTGTTCTACATGTTCGTCTTCCTCGCGGCGGAGTTGACGGGGATCGCCAGCGCCCTGTCGCTGGTCGCGGGCGTGCCGGCCTGGCAGACGGCCCTGCTCGTCGGCGGGTTCGTCCTCCTGTACACCACCTACGGCGGGCTGGTCGCCAGCATCGTCACCGACACGGTACAAACGCTCGTCCTGCTGCCCCTGCTCGCGGTCGGCTTCGCGGGCGCCGTGCTCGCTCTCGGGGGGACCGGCGAGCTCCACGCCACCGCGATCGCGAGCGAGCCGGCGCTCCTCGATCCGACGTTCCGGCCCGGACTCGAGTTCGGGATCTACGTGGCGTTCGCGATCGTCGGCGCGAACATGCTGAACCAGGGGATGTGGCAGCGGGTGTACGCCGCGGACGGCCGCACCTCGCTCCGGTACGGGTTCGGCGTGGCGGCCGTCGTCGTGATCCCGATGCTCCTCCTGGCCGGCCTGTTCGGCGTCGCGGCGGCCGCGCTCGGACTCACCGAGTCCGGAACGGCGAGCATCGCCTTCTTCCTCGTCCTCGAGGAGGCGTTCCCCGCCTGGGTAACCCTCGTGATCGTCGTCCTGGCCGTCCTGCTGGTCATGAGTTCCGCGGACACCATGTTCAACGCGGTCGCGAGCGTCGTCACGGCCGACCTCGCCCGCCTGCTCGACGACCCCGATCAGCGCACGCTCTGGCTCGGCGCCCGCGCGCTCACGGTCGCCGTCGGGCTCGGGGCCATCGCGATCGGCGCCCGGGGCTACAGCGTGCTCGAACTCTTCCTGACCGCCGACCTGCTCGCGGCGGCCGTCTTCGTCCCGTTCCTGGCGGGGCTGTACACGAGTCGGCTCTCCGGCCCCGGTGCGATCGTTTCGAGCCTCGCCGGGATCGCCACCGGGGTCGCGCACTTCCCGCTGCTCCGGGCGCCGCTTTCGGCCGTCCCCGGGCTCGCACCCGTCCTCCCGGAGCCGTCGTTCTTCGTCGCCTTCGTCGGCGCGACCGCGGTCGCCGCCGCGGGGACCGCGCTTCTCACCGCGCTCGGGAACGCGGCCGTCGACCTCGACTCCCTCGATCGGACGGTTCGGACACTCGACGATCCGGTCACCGACGGCGGTCGCGACGAACCGTCCTCGGAGGGACGTCGATGA
- the cbiT gene encoding precorrin-6Y C5,15-methyltransferase (decarboxylating) subunit CbiT gives MPAIALPHDAKAGPTKSEVRAVLRSKLDPGPDDHVVEVGSCTGAVTIELARDAGRVTALERKAERLETTEKNLAANADLVGAEVELRDTEAPEGLPDDADALFLGGSRNYEAVLDHAVETGVDRIVMNVSRLEVAGRAAQAFRDREILEEVVQFQVGHGYELAGATSFDADNPVYMLVGDASSDGEPGDDEAGPVATDGGGRDTGGAGP, from the coding sequence ATGCCAGCCATCGCACTGCCCCACGACGCGAAGGCGGGGCCGACGAAGTCGGAGGTTCGTGCCGTCCTGCGGTCGAAGCTCGACCCCGGCCCGGACGACCACGTCGTCGAGGTCGGCTCTTGCACGGGCGCCGTGACGATCGAACTCGCCAGGGACGCGGGCCGCGTGACGGCGCTCGAACGGAAGGCCGAGCGACTCGAGACGACCGAGAAGAACCTCGCGGCGAACGCCGACCTGGTGGGGGCGGAGGTCGAACTTCGCGATACCGAGGCCCCCGAGGGCCTTCCCGACGACGCCGACGCGCTCTTTCTCGGCGGCAGCCGGAACTACGAGGCGGTTCTCGATCACGCCGTCGAGACCGGCGTCGATCGAATCGTCATGAACGTCTCCCGGCTGGAAGTCGCCGGGCGGGCCGCGCAGGCCTTCCGCGACCGCGAGATCCTCGAGGAGGTCGTCCAGTTTCAGGTCGGCCACGGCTACGAACTCGCCGGCGCGACGAGTTTCGACGCGGACAATCCGGTGTACATGCTCGTCGGAGATGCCTCCAGCGACGGCGAGCCCGGCGACGACGAAGCGGGCCCGGTCGCGACTGACGGCGGCGGGCGCGACACCGGGGGTGCCGGACCGTGA
- a CDS encoding cobalt-factor II C(20)-methyltransferase has product MTLYGVGLGPGEADLVTVRGKEVLETADVVYSPGRLSRSVALEHVDEPVVGDLDFPMTKDEEKLRAAWKEAAAEIAPNARDGDVAFVTLGDPNVYSTFGHLRRTMRALHPAVDLEIVPGVSAVTAFATALGVEIEAGAGLALREAAGGASPTGPDRLILFKVTDAPATHEGLVDAGYDVRYGRRLFMEQGETIVTDDPEAIAERDYYTLAYAERADLEIEPATADFEAASSRSTAAETGDDGSERRPPSVDGLVDYERAEGCDSGFDDWHRQWGGFP; this is encoded by the coding sequence GTGACGCTCTACGGCGTCGGGCTGGGTCCCGGCGAGGCCGACCTCGTCACGGTACGCGGGAAGGAAGTGCTCGAAACCGCCGACGTGGTCTACTCGCCGGGTCGGCTCTCGCGGTCGGTCGCGCTCGAACACGTCGACGAACCGGTCGTCGGCGACCTCGACTTTCCGATGACGAAAGACGAGGAGAAGCTACGAGCGGCCTGGAAGGAGGCCGCGGCGGAGATCGCGCCGAACGCCCGCGACGGCGACGTCGCGTTCGTCACGCTCGGCGATCCGAACGTCTACTCGACGTTCGGCCACCTCCGGCGGACGATGCGCGCGCTGCACCCGGCCGTCGACCTGGAGATCGTCCCCGGCGTCAGCGCAGTGACCGCGTTCGCGACCGCACTCGGGGTCGAGATCGAAGCGGGGGCGGGACTCGCGCTCCGCGAGGCCGCCGGCGGCGCGAGTCCGACGGGTCCAGATCGGCTGATCCTCTTCAAGGTCACCGACGCACCCGCGACGCACGAGGGACTCGTCGACGCCGGCTACGACGTCCGCTACGGGCGCCGGCTGTTCATGGAACAGGGCGAAACGATCGTCACCGACGATCCGGAAGCGATCGCCGAGCGCGACTACTACACCCTCGCGTACGCCGAGCGCGCGGACCTCGAGATCGAACCGGCGACGGCCGACTTCGAGGCGGCGTCCTCGCGGTCGACTGCAGCGGAGACCGGGGACGATGGGTCCGAGCGTCGTCCCCCGTCCGTCGACGGACTGGTCGATTACGAACGGGCCGAGGGCTGTGACAGCGGGTTCGACGACTGGCATCGGCAGTGGGGTGGGTTTCCGTGA
- a CDS encoding cobalt-precorrin-4/precorrin-4 C(11)-methyltransferase, whose product MSDDPASDPQTAIDAASDGRGGDLDDRVHAHSAGDEQEGIPFVGAGPGDPRLLTVAGTELLADADLVVHAGSLVNSELLDEYCGHAELVNSVGKDLEELIPLMRDAYEAGRNVVRLHSGDPAIYGAALEQMDALEHEGVPTYFVPGVTSAFAASATLRTQLTLNEVANHVAFTRPQGKTLSPEEDHISEFVGMGDVTTCIYLGTHAVRETMDRLLEDGRDPETPVAVIYHASWPDEDVIVGSIDDIADKVEDAGYRASALVVIGDAVTGAGYERSYLYGDWANRGPDSSEGNETDARAKEPDAQATETHAEDD is encoded by the coding sequence GTGAGCGACGACCCGGCGTCGGACCCACAGACGGCGATCGACGCGGCGAGCGACGGTCGAGGCGGGGACCTCGATGACCGCGTCCACGCCCACAGCGCCGGCGACGAGCAGGAGGGGATCCCGTTCGTCGGCGCCGGACCCGGCGACCCGCGCTTGTTGACTGTCGCCGGGACGGAGCTGCTCGCGGACGCCGACCTCGTCGTCCACGCGGGGTCGCTGGTCAACAGCGAGCTGTTGGACGAGTACTGCGGCCACGCCGAGCTGGTGAACTCGGTCGGCAAGGACCTCGAGGAACTGATCCCGCTGATGCGGGACGCCTACGAGGCGGGCCGGAACGTGGTTCGACTCCACAGCGGCGATCCCGCGATCTACGGCGCGGCCCTGGAACAGATGGACGCCCTGGAACACGAGGGCGTCCCGACCTACTTCGTCCCCGGGGTCACCTCGGCCTTCGCGGCCAGCGCGACGCTGCGAACCCAACTGACGCTCAACGAGGTTGCGAATCACGTCGCCTTCACCCGGCCGCAGGGCAAGACCCTGAGCCCGGAGGAGGACCACATCTCCGAGTTCGTCGGGATGGGCGACGTGACGACCTGCATCTACCTCGGGACCCACGCCGTCCGGGAGACGATGGATCGGCTGCTCGAGGACGGCCGCGATCCCGAGACGCCCGTTGCGGTGATCTACCACGCCTCCTGGCCGGACGAGGACGTCATCGTCGGCTCCATCGACGACATCGCGGACAAGGTGGAGGACGCGGGGTACCGGGCGTCGGCGCTGGTCGTCATCGGCGACGCCGTGACCGGCGCCGGGTACGAGCGATCGTACCTCTACGGCGATTGGGCGAATCGTGGCCCCGATTCGAGCGAGGGGAACGAGACGGACGCACGGGCGAAGGAACCGGACGCGCAAGCGACCGAAACGCACGCGGAGGACGACTGA
- the cbiG gene encoding cobalt-precorrin 5A hydrolase, with translation MSTDNADSANEDSESDSDGGHCSTPDSDGEVAEEIAIISFERKLDTAEEIEAELGDRYETIDVIEYHGDVFAEHWGEYDCFVGLMASGIAMRKTAHLLDDKWDDPAICVVDEELTWAIPITGGHHGANQVAQDLATMGAVPAMTTASEAAGKQGVESKAKAMDAHVVNGDSTVKTNLAVLDDELGPVARLDGPKAVLVGDDVTVLKRNKDDGIVLGTGSVSGASKGAFLAAWEEALEQTDYDVDDVEFVGTATRKEDEEGLLEAAREFDLGVVAFDKETLLEHEGPTPSKSKELIGWPGVSEASAIAGGAEQELVLEKISYENEVTVAIGR, from the coding sequence ATGAGTACGGACAACGCTGACAGCGCGAACGAGGATTCGGAATCGGACTCGGACGGCGGACACTGTTCCACGCCGGATTCGGACGGGGAGGTCGCCGAGGAGATCGCAATCATCTCCTTCGAACGGAAGCTGGACACCGCCGAAGAGATCGAAGCGGAGCTCGGCGATCGCTACGAAACGATCGACGTCATCGAGTACCACGGCGACGTCTTCGCGGAGCACTGGGGCGAGTACGACTGCTTCGTCGGGTTGATGGCCTCGGGGATCGCGATGCGCAAGACCGCCCACCTGCTCGACGACAAGTGGGACGATCCCGCGATCTGCGTCGTCGACGAGGAACTGACGTGGGCCATTCCGATCACGGGCGGGCACCACGGCGCGAACCAGGTCGCACAGGACCTGGCGACGATGGGCGCCGTCCCGGCGATGACGACCGCGAGCGAGGCCGCCGGCAAGCAGGGCGTCGAGTCGAAGGCGAAGGCGATGGACGCCCACGTCGTCAACGGCGACTCGACGGTCAAGACGAACCTCGCCGTCCTCGACGACGAACTCGGCCCCGTCGCCCGACTCGACGGCCCGAAGGCGGTCCTCGTCGGCGACGACGTGACGGTGCTCAAGCGCAACAAGGACGACGGCATCGTCCTCGGAACGGGCAGCGTCTCCGGCGCGAGCAAAGGGGCCTTCCTCGCAGCCTGGGAAGAGGCCCTCGAGCAAACCGACTACGACGTCGACGACGTCGAGTTCGTCGGCACCGCGACTCGGAAGGAAGACGAGGAAGGACTGCTCGAGGCCGCCCGGGAGTTCGATCTGGGCGTCGTCGCCTTCGACAAGGAGACGCTACTCGAACACGAGGGGCCGACCCCCTCGAAATCGAAGGAGTTGATCGGCTGGCCCGGCGTCTCCGAGGCCTCCGCGATCGCGGGCGGTGCGGAACAGGAACTGGTCCTCGAGAAGATCAGCTACGAGAACGAGGTTACGGTGGCGATCGGTCGATGA
- a CDS encoding precorrin-3B C(17)-methyltransferase, with product MSSDAESADAAAGGTPDDHGTLYVVGIGPGLPDHMTKRAKAVIESADVVIASDLYQAFLREDGTLPPEDAVDEDGIATREDGFEQEIVRSTMGRQVELTRAAFDHVREGKDVAHVSGGDPSVYGKSDLVFKMAEDEDATDVPIEIVPGLTAALGGAATVGAPLCNDFCTVSLSDKWRGWDEIEEKLRAAAISDFVIVLYNCWRNYEKAVEIVREERTDDAYVAIVNDAGRADAGRNGESQHVTTLGEAAAHDDKVSGMGTSLIIGTHETETWRNDDRTYLVTPRGGRDVEDF from the coding sequence ATGAGTTCGGACGCCGAATCGGCCGATGCGGCGGCCGGCGGCACCCCCGACGACCACGGCACCCTCTACGTCGTCGGTATCGGCCCGGGCCTCCCCGACCACATGACCAAACGGGCAAAGGCGGTCATCGAGTCGGCCGACGTCGTCATCGCCTCCGATCTCTACCAGGCGTTCCTCCGCGAGGACGGAACCCTTCCCCCGGAGGACGCCGTCGACGAAGACGGGATCGCCACCCGCGAGGACGGTTTCGAACAGGAGATCGTCCGCTCGACGATGGGTCGGCAGGTCGAACTCACGCGCGCGGCGTTCGATCACGTCCGCGAGGGCAAAGACGTCGCTCACGTCTCCGGCGGCGATCCGTCGGTCTACGGCAAGTCCGACCTCGTCTTCAAGATGGCCGAGGACGAGGACGCGACGGACGTGCCGATCGAGATCGTCCCCGGCCTGACCGCGGCGCTGGGCGGCGCGGCCACCGTCGGCGCGCCGCTGTGCAACGACTTCTGTACCGTGTCGCTGTCGGACAAGTGGCGCGGCTGGGACGAGATCGAGGAGAAGCTGCGGGCGGCGGCGATCAGCGACTTCGTGATCGTGCTCTACAACTGCTGGCGAAACTACGAAAAGGCGGTCGAGATCGTTCGCGAAGAACGGACGGACGACGCTTACGTTGCCATCGTCAACGACGCGGGCCGCGCGGACGCCGGCCGGAACGGCGAGAGCCAACACGTTACGACCCTCGGCGAGGCCGCCGCCCACGACGACAAGGTCTCGGGGATGGGTACCTCGCTGATCATCGGCACCCACGAGACCGAGACCTGGCGCAACGACGACCGAACGTACCTCGTCACCCCGCGCGGCGGGCGCGACGTCGAGGACTTCTGA